TAGTTGAATGGCTAGGTCAGAGCTCACAATTCCTGGAAGATCATTGTTTTCAAATATCGGAAAAGCGTCCCTAATTGCTGGAAAGAACACTACTTTTTGGGAGGAGATTCTATATATTTTCCTCTCTTCTCTGTTAACAGCAAACATTCCGTCTTCGAATTTCCCCAAATATACCGCATTTATTGTTAGAACACCACTGCGAACTCTCTCTCCAGCTTCTTTTTCCAAAAAATTACGCGATTTTGTTTGAATGAGCAAAACAGTGCTCCCAGACATTTCAGCTAGTCTATTGGCAAATTTTATTCCAGAACCTTCACCTGCAATTACTAGGAATTCTCCAGATATGGCTTCTTCTTTTATCCCGCCGCCAATAGAATCATGTGATGGAATATCAGGATTTCCGCTCATAGTGGCAACTCTCTTTCCAATAAAATTCCAGAACTTTCTCATGAAAAAAGAATGGTAGAAGCCCCCCTTTCCCAGCATCATTCTTAATCTGCTCATCATCTCTCCACTGTACTTAGGTGAGACACCTTCCACACTGTGCGGAGAATAGAGATATACAGCATATGCAGATTGTCCCCTTATCCAAGGACACCAGCTCTCTAAATAGAAGGGAGCTCTTGGTCTTTTGAACTTAGGGCTGGTGGATGTTGGAATTACATTATTTTTAAATAAATTTGAGAGGGGAAAGTAGCTCAATTGCTTAACCCTCACTTCCCCTGGTTGAAGAATTCCAATATAGAAATTGCAATATATTCGAGATCGTCTTTGCTCAAGAGAGGATGAACAGGAATGCTGAGAACCTCCTTAGCTACTTTCTTCGAAACAGGATTGAGGCTTTCAGGGTATCCAAGAGCTCTATATACAGGATGGTCGTGGAGCGGATATGGGTAATGTATTGCTGTCCCAATTCCCTTCTTAGTTAGATAATCAATTAGCTTGTCTCTAATCTCCGCTGGAACCCTTATGACAAATTGGTGATAGACATGTTTGTATCCAGGAAGCTCACTTGGAAGAACTATATCCTTGACAGAGGAGAGCTTTTCTATGTAGAATTTCGCATTATTCCTCCTGATATCGTTCCACTTGTCCAGCTTTCTAAGCTGAACCCTTCCCAATGCAGCCTGCATCTCAGTCATGAACAAATTGCTTCCAATCATATCGCTCAGATATCGCTTAGCCTCTCCATGCTTTCTCAACTTCAAGAGAAGCTCGTGAACACTATCTATGCTAGTTGTTACCATTCCTCCTTCTCCTGTCATCATGTTCTTCGTAGCATAGAAACTGAATGCTGATGCATGGCCAAGGGATCCAACTTTCTCTCCTTTTATTTCAGCTCCATGTGCTTGAGCAGAGTCCTCAAGAACAAGCAGCCTATTGTCTTCTGCTATTTCATTAATAGCATCCATATCAGCTGGATGGCCGAACAAATGCACAGGTATTATCGCCTTTGTTCTGTTTGTTATTAGCTCATTGATCGAGTCTGGATCGATGCAGTAGGTTCTCTCATCTATATCAGCAAATACAGGTCTCGCTCCTACATTGATAACTGCGTTTGCCGTTGCTATAAAAGTGAAATCAGGTACTATTACTTCATCTCCACTTCTAATCCCAAGAGCTCTAAGCGCTGTTTCTAGGGCTATTGTCCCATTCATTACGCTGACTGCATATTTTGCTCCAACATATGAGGCAAACTCCTTCTCGAAGTTCTCGGTCTCTTTCCCTCTTGTCAGCATTCCCGATTTCAAGACATTAACAACTGCCTCTATCTCTTCATTTTCTATTATGGGTTTTGAAATTGGAATTTTTATGCTCATTTTTCATCACTTGAAGCGGAATGATATTTTCAAGGAGGAATGAAAAAACATGAAAGGCAGAGAATAAGAGCTCATGCAAAAGTAAGTTTTATGCATAATAAGAAGTAAAGAAGACAAGTTTATGGGCGAAAGCTTCATTATCAGAGCGCCTCTGACAGGCTGATCATTGAAATATAGAGCTTATAAGCTTTCCAAGAACCTTCACCCTCAATCAATTGGGGAGATGCCCGTGCTCATTATGTTCCTCAGCTCTAAATTTGTCCTCTTTGGCTTCATGAACCATATCAATATTTCATCGTTTTCCCTTTCCATGTTTTTTATGTTTAGAAGAATTCCCTGTTTCTGCATGAAGCTCAAGAATTCATCTATAACATTCTCTGAATAGAACTTCAGCACAAATTCCTCAGCTACTGCTTCTCCTAAATTAACCTTTCTTATAGCCTCAATAGGTTCCAGCAAGAGAGCCTCGCCCAACATCCTCGCTCTTTCACTTAGAACTTCCTTAGGAGAGCTTTCCTCGAAGTTCTTAAAAATTTCTCTGAGCACCCTCGGAAAAATGTAGGTTTTTCCCTCATCAAAGAGGAACTTCATTCCCTCAGCAATATCTCCAATGTTTGTTGTAGACGTAGTATATTTGAGAGGTGGAACTCTGTTGAAGGGATCTTTGAGAACAACCCCCTCTCTCCGCTCAACTTCCATCTTTTTGATTATTTCCCATATCTTCTCAACTTCATCTTTTTTTACCCTTGCTAATTCTCTAACACAGTCTAGGCCTTTGGATTCACAGAACTCCTTTTTCGAATCTACCGGGAGAAAAGACCTATTTTTCATAATATCGATAACATAGAAGCAGAAATCTCTGCACTCTGGATAGCTGTATCTCGTATATGGATTTTCCTCGCCAACAACCTCTCCGAAGACAATGTGCCCATCCAGCTCATCCACCTCTCTTTCCCTAAAAATCCTCTCGAGCCTATGAGTTGTATATGGGCAAATGAATCCCCCCCTCGTAAGAGCCAATAGCTTACCGGCATACTCCACTACTCTCACATTGTATCCATTCATTTTTTCTTCAACAACTACCAAGTCCTTAAAGTGCTGAGGTACTGCCTTATTTAGGATAAGTATTCGAGCTATTTGCGGATAGCCTGGAATAACAGCAGGTTCGTAATCGTTGTGAAATATAACTGTTGTCCCCTCAGGATATGGACCAAGATCCCTCCTAAAAACTAAATATTCAAAATCGTTGTAGGATGCTCTTCTCAAGCTTTTAGATTTCAGGAGTCTTCTTGCCCTTATCTCAGTTATGTTTAAAGCCTTTGCAAGCGATTTATAGGTTATCATTTTTTCTCACTTTCCGATCAGTCAGGGGATTTTTCTTCATTACCAGGTGAGCTCAGTTTACCATCGTATCATCATTTCTTAACATGATTTCATTCTAATTAAAAAAGGTAAAATACTCAAATAAATCAATTACGTTTTTTAAAAGAAGAGCTATTATCCTGATAGCATTATTTTTAGCTTCTTTAATCCTTCTATAAATGTTATTGGATCAATTACAATAATTCCCATCTTCTCTGCCAACCTCTTGATTCCTTCATCGTTGGTGACGAGAGTTCCTTTGAGCTCGTATGCTAATATTATAACATCGAAGTCCTCAGGACTATCGACAATTCCCTTCCTCATGATTTCACGATACTTTTCTCTTGCTTCATGTATGAGCTCAGCATACACTTTATTTTTATCTAATTTATCTAGATTACTTGCTATTGCTCTCTTTATCAAATCTTCCAGGAGCCTGAGTCCTCTAAACGTTCTGAGTCTAATAGATGAAATGTATTCATTCATAATTACTGCAGGAATCTTTGTAGTAAGCATATCTGGAGCCTTTACTATTATCCAGGCAAAAAGATCATTAACAGTGTTGATGCTCACTCCATTTGATAGCAAATACTTTCTCATCTCGTTTGCCATTGAAGGGGTTGTATAGAAAAGCAAGTCAAGCTTGAACCTGAGCTCAGCTATAAGAGCAGAAATGGCCTTCATTGTCGAGTCAAGATCGCTGGATTCAAGCAAATTCTTTAGCCTAGGATCGCTGAATGCACTAGTGTCTATTACATGAATGGAGAGAGGTCCTTTCCTCGAGCGACGATTTTTTGACTCCTGTTGAGTTACTATTGGGATCTACCTCTTGTAACCTTATCGCAACTTTCGCGCGCCATCAAAAATAATTCTTTGTTCTGTTTTAACTTATAATCTATTAGTAAGGCAAAGAGGAACTTATTTATTGTAGAGATCTACAGAATTGAAAATTCAGGCCTAGCTCAAATAGTTTATTAATTCGTTACCTTTCCTATTTCATAAAAGATGGTGATTCGATCTGAAGGAACAGAAGAGCTTCAGCGACTATGATCTGGAAATCTCAAGAAAGTGGAGAAAACTTTGGGAAGATGAAAGGCTATATGAACCTGAACCAGATTCTAGCAAGAAAAAATTCTTTCTTACAGCAGCATATCCTTATCCCAATGCTCCTCTACATCTTGGACATGCCAGAACATACCTTATTCCGGACATAGTAGCAAGGTACAAGAGAATGAGGGGATATAACGTACTCTTTCCCATGGGATTTCACTTTACTGGAACTCCAATACTTACCGCGACAGAGTCCCTTCTCAAGCGTGATGAGGGATTGCTCAGGGAGTACAGAGAGCTATATGAAGTTAGCGATGAGGAAATTGAGAAGATTAAGACTCCACTTGACCTAGCTACCTACTTCAAAAGAAGAGCAGAAAACGATATGAAAGATTATCTTCTCTCCATTGATTGGAGAAGAGAGTTCACTACAGTAGATGAGGAGTACAAATCATTCATTAGATGGCAGTTCTCCAAGCTCAGAGAAAAGAACTACATAGTCAGGGGAACGCATCCCGTAGGATGGTGTCCCCTTCATCAGATGCCTGTGGGGATGCATGACACCAAGGGCGATGTTGAGCCAGAAATTGAGGAGCTCTTTCTTATACACTTTCAAGCAGTTGACGGAACGATTTTTCCAGCTGCAACGCTTAGACCTGAAACAGTTTTTGGTGCCGTTAACATTTGGGTAAACCCAAATTCGACGTACGTAATCGCAGCTATTGATGAGAGGAAAATGCTTCTTTCCAAGGAAGCTTATAGAAAGATATCATTCCAGAAGAAAAATGTTAATCCTCCTGAAAGAGAATTGAAGGGAAAAGAGCTTGCCGGTACTTATGTAAAGAATCCAATGACAGGGAAGAGAATACCAGTTATTCCAGCATCATTTGTAGATGAGGGCTTCGGCACTGGAGTTGTTATGAGCGTTCCTGCTCATGCGCCATACGACTTTGTCTCACTCCTTGAATTGAAAAAGGAAGCAGTTAGAAGCGAAGCAAATAGTGATTTCTCAAATATAGAGCCAATAAAGGTAATCCATCTGAGAGGATATTCTGATATTCCTGCCAGGGATATAGTGGTATCAATGAATATTGAGAGCACAAATCAGAAAGAACTTCTTGACAAAGCAACTAAGGAATTATATTTGAAAGAATTCAATGAAGGGATAATGGATCCATCAATAGGCAAAATTCCAGAGGACGAAGAATCAAAAAGGTTTGCCTCAAGCATTGCTGGAATGCCTGTAAAGGAAGCGAGAAGGATCGTTGTGGAATTCCTAAAAAAGAGAGGCAGCGCTGACACTTTTTATGAGATTGCTAATAGACCAGTCTATTGCAGGTGCGGTACAGAAATTGTCGTAAAGATTCTCGAGAACCAATGGTTCATAGACTATGAGAACGAGGAATGGAAAAGCATCGTGAGAAGGGCCTTGAATGAAATGGTCGAAATAATTCCTCCTGAATACAAGAGCTGGTTCCTAAATGTAGTCGATTGGCTGAAAAAGAGGGCCTGTGCTAGGAGCAGAGGAATGGGAACCCCTTTGCCTTGGGATGATAAATGGATAATTGAGAGTTTGAGCGATTCTACAATTTATATGGCTTTCTATACAGTTATTTCAAAAATAAGGGGCTTGGGGATTCGCCCAGAATTGCTGGATGGAGAGTTCTGGGACTATGTCTTTCTTGGAAAGGGAAATTCAGAGAAGCTCTCTGAGAAACTGGGAATCAGCTTAAATGCTCTGCAGAGTATTAGGAATGAGTTTCTTTACTGGTATCCCCTTGACAATAGACACAGTGGAAAGGATCTTGTTCCGAACCATTTAACTTTCATGATATTCAACCACGCAGCCATATTTCCAGAAAAACTATGGCCAAAGAGAATTATAGTGAATGGCCATATAATGGTCGAAGGAGAAAAAATGAGCAAGAGCTTGGGGAACTTCATACCCCTTTTTAGGGCAATTAGAGAAGTCGGGCCAAACTCGCTGCGCCTCATATTAACATATTCTGCTGAAATTGGTAATGATGCGAATTACAGCAGAGAGCTTATTCCCATAGTTCAAGATAGGCTCAGAAGGATATCTGAGCTAATAGAAGTAATCAGTTCAAACAATGCTGAGGAAGAGGAAGAGGACATCGCAGATAAATGGCTAAAGAGTATGATGAGAAGGAGAATCATTAATGCCACAGAAAGTATGGAAAAATATGCGTTCAGAGACGCTTCCATAGAAATATATTTCAAGCTGGAACAGGATATACGCCGATACATCTCAATAAAAAGCTCCCCCAATTGGAGAGTTCTCAAGAGCATTGCTGAGGAATGGGTAAAAATGATGTCTCCCATTACACCAGCATTTGCTGAAGAGATGTGGCATCTCCTTGGAAAGAATAGTTCCGTAACTGTTGAAGAATGGCCCTCTCCAGAGAAAATGGATTACCATCCACAAGAAGAGGTACTCTTCACCATGATAAACAGAATAGAAAATGATGTTGAGAACATTAGAAAAGCCCTCAAGAAGGAGCCGAGTGAAGTTGTGGTAGTAGTGTCTTCTTCAGATAAATGGGCAGTGATTCAGAAGCTGTTCGCAATGCTTCATTCAGGAGCTCAGATGAGAGATCTCATGAAAGAAATTGCAAGGCTTAATCTCGGAGCAAGGCCTCAGGAAACTTCAGAATATATATATGAGCTCTTCCAGAGCCTTCCAGAAGATCTGAGAAAATTCCTCATGCATTCTAACATAGACGAAGCAGAAACTCTAAAATCTGCTTCCTATATACTGGAGAAAGAGCTTGGATTGAAGGTCAGAATAATAAGAGAGACCGAAATCGAAGCTCAAGAATTGATAAGAAGAAGGAGACCAATACCATTTCGCCCAACAATTAGCTTCATTTTCTAAAACAGATATTTTAGCCTAGGAATTTTATTTTAGAAATAGAAAAATCTCATTTCCAAAGCTCCATATTTCATAATTGGCATAGATGCCCCTCTCTTCAATTTTCCTCGCTAAAGTTAGGAGAAAATTCCTTTCCCTCCTTCTGATCTCTCTCTTTTTCACTAAGCTTATTGTTGGTTCGCTTATAAGTATCGAACTGGCTGGAATTGATTCTATGAATTCTAAGGGATCTATTTTTCTAGTTCTCATAAGCACTCTGAGAACTCTCAGAAGAAGAGCAAGATCGGCCCTTAAAAATCCATTATCTTTCAAGATGCTTCTGAAGTCTGCCTTCGAGGCATCACATAAAACAGGAATCAAATTTATCCCTTGATAAGTAAATCTTCTTAGATCATCAATGACTTCTCTTCTTGAGTCAATAGCTATATATACAGTACCAGCCGGAAGCTTTTTTGCTAGATATATGGGAAAAGTCCCACTGCCAATATCAAGAATTGTCCTTCCATTCATATGTGTGAATATCGATGCTATTCTGTCGGTTATTTTTTCCAGATCGCTTCCTCTTTCCTCTATGCTGATTTCCTCTCCTTTACTACCTCTAAATCTCCTTTCTTCATAATATCCTATCATTCTGCACTTTTTCACGAGAGCCTTGAATTCCTTAAGTCTTCTTAAATCTTCGGAGGATTTTCCTCTAGACAAGGTTTCAAGGAGTATTTTCATTTCTCTACTTTTCAAAACTATATCAAGATGTCTATTCAGAAACTCCTCTCCAATTTCTTTTTTCAATTCTCTCATTACTTTTTCAACATCCTCTGATGGCACACCTTCTCATCCTTCCAATGGAAAAGGCTCATCTATCCTCTTAAAAGTATTACTCGCAATTATCACTCTGTGCTCATAAAAACATTTCTGTTAAAGGCATCTTGATTCAATTTATATTGAAATTTTTTTTGATAAATGACAAATTACAGGAATAATTTTCAAAATAAAATACAAAAAGCTTTTATTTATTAAGACATACCTCTTATTTCATAAAAAAAGGTTATTGATATGAGCGAAAACGTGCTTGAAGAGATAAGAAAAAACAAGCTAAGATGGATAAACCTATTTCTCACAGATCTTGTTGGCCAGCTCCACCAGGTAACAATATCTTCAACGCTAGTTAATGAGGAAACAATTAAAGACGGTTTTGGGAAGCTGGATGGAAGCAGCATAGCTGGCTTCAAAGAAATATTTGAAAGCGACCTGGTTCTCCGAATCATAGCAGATACATTTAGAACCGATCCCTTCTTTCAAATGACTGGGGATGCCTTCGTTGCAGTTTTTGATAGTTTTGGCACTAATAGACTTGAAAAGGATCCGAGATTCGTGGCAGAAAAAGCTGAGTCAGCTTTGAACTCTGAAGGATATTCTCCTCTAGTTGGAACAGAGCTGGAGTTCCACATATTTGATGATGTTAAGGCCTGGCTTTCAAGTAAATCCTCTGGATATAGAATACGCTCCTCAGTTGCTGGATTTGAGAAGAAAAGGAACTACTCTCTATCTCCAAAGGGAGGATATTACGTTCCTCCTCCTTTTGATGACTCCCTGGAAATAAGGAAAGAAATAGGGGAAATACTTGAGAACAGCTTCAAAATATCCGTTGAGGCTCACCACCATGAAGTCGGTGCAGCAGGACAAGGTGAGATAAATTTTCAATCATCGACCCCTCCAAAAATAGGAGACTCAGTTCAGATAGTGAAGTATGTGTCCAGATTGGTTGCAAGGAAATACGGTAAAATTATAACATTTATGCCAAAACCAATTTATGGAGACAATGGAAGCGGAATGCATGTGCATGTAAGCTTGTGGAAAGGTAGCAGCAACTTGTTCTATGATGAGTCAGACAGCTATGCTAGCCTCAGCCAAATAGCTAGGTATTTTATTGGAGGGCTGATTGAGCACGGAAGAGCTATTTCAGCTATAGTATCTCCAACCGTCAATAGCTATAAGAGGCTTCTTCCAGGCTACGAGGCTCCAATATTTCTTGCTTGGAGCAAGGGGAACAGAAGTGCAGCAATTAGAATACCTTCTTATCATAAAGACACAAAATCATCAAAGAGGATTGAATACAGACCTCCAGATCCCTCTTCCAACCCATATTTAGCAGTTTCGGCGGTACTTCTTGCAGGCCTTGATGGCCTTAAAAAGAAAATCGATCCAGGAGATCCTGTTGATGAGAACATCTATCATATGCCTCCTGATAAAATCAGAGAGAAAGGTATCTTGAAGCTCCCATCATCATTGGATGAAGCTCTTGACGAGCTTGAATCAGATCATGAATTTCTCCTCCCAGCATTTTCGAAGAGCCTAATAGAGAAATACATAGAAGTTAAGAGAGAGGAGGCTAGGAAGCTGAGTTCCTTGATATCACCTGCAGAAATTTACTTCTATCTGAATACTTGAAGTTTACAAGATGCCATCTTTTCGATTCTGCGTTCCTTCTTTTCTTAAAATGCATTGGGAAATAAAACTTAAATCCAATGGAAAACTATTTACTTTGAGCGTGGTTCCATGACGCTAACTGATCTGGCAAGCATCCTGTTTTGGCTCATTCTCTTTATACTCATATTATCTCCAACTACCTCTCAGGCGAGAATAAGGGCCGCTCGCGCTAAAATTCTGTCCTCTCTTGAGGAAAAAACTGGGATGAAATTCATAACTCTCATACACAGGCAGGAGAGAGTAGGAATACTGGGAATCCCCGTATACAGATACATAGACATAGAGGATAGCGAGGAAGTTCTGAGAGCTATAAGAGAAGTTCCAGAAGACACAGGTATTGCTATTGTTCTGCATACCCCAGGAGGCTTAGTGGTTGCTGCTTCTCAGATAGCTTTAGCCCTAAAGAGACATCCAGGAAAGAAAGTAGTTATAGTTCCTCACTATGCTATGAGCGGAGGCACTCTCATTTCCTTGGCTGCCGATGAAATTTGGATGGACAGAAATGCTATTCTAGGTCCAATTGATCCTCAAATTCCCTTCCAACAATACGGATCCCTTCCTGCTCCAAGCATAATAAAGCTTGCAAAGATGAAGGGAGAGAAGGCAGATGACATAACTCTAATAATGGCCGATGTAGCAGAAAAAGCTATCAGTGGAGTACAAGGTATAGTAGTTGAACTGCTCAAGGATAAGATAGGGGAAGAAAAGGCGAAGGAACTGGCTGAGAAATTGACCGGAGGTCAATGGACGCATGATTATCCGATAACTTTTGAAGAGGCATTGAAGCTAGGGCTTCCCGTCAAGGATACTGTGCCCTCAGAGATCTACGATCTAATGTCTCTCTACAAAGCTCCTCTAATGCAGAGGAGCGGAGTGGAATATATTCCAAAAACTCCGCAGAGAGCAGAGAGATAAACGAAATTTCCTTTCAAATAAACTCAGAATCACTTCATAGAGTGCGGAAAACCAAGAAAGGAAAATTATGGAAAGCGTCTTTTCCAGCATTTTTCTAGAACCATATATTAAAATGAAACTCTCCAAGCATTTTCATTAGGGTCGAATGATATTCTTCCCTCAGAAAGCAGCTTCTTATATAGAGTGGCCATCTTTTCTGGTAAAAGTTTTACTACTTTGGCTGGATCTTTTTCTTTAACCGATGCCATCTTCGCTTGGAACTTATCCCAAAATTCCGGATCAACAGCAACATATTCCTTTTCTAATTCCAATACTATTGCTCCTTCTCTCCTCAGCTTATCGAAGAATGCTCTTGGATTCTTCAACCATGTGAGCTCGCTTTGAAACACAACCCCCTCAATGCTCAGTCTCTCTATTGCTGTCCCTCCCCTTGCTGTTCTTGCCGTTCGCCTCTCTTCAATTTCGGGCAAAGGGTGTTCAGACTGTTTCTGGATAGTCTCCTCAAGCTTGTCTATTCTTTCTCTCAGCTCAGCAATAGAGCGAGCTAGCTCGTCAATCTTCCCTGTAAATGGATTCACAATGTCCTGAACTGCTCTAGCCACACTTTGAGCAATCTCTTTTTCCTTCTGAACAGACTCCTGACTTATAGCCTCTTTTTGTGGTTGAAGAGGCTGTAGAGATTTTTGTTCAGCAAAGATGATGCTCTTTATATAATCTGAGATGCTCTCAAATCCTTTTGAGGCAGCCTTTGTTCTAAGCTGGTTGAACTCTTCATCAGTAAATTTTATTGTTACTATAGGCAAGAGTCTTCACCGCTAGGGAGGTGAGGGAAGCTTTCCCCTCTCTCTGCTCTTAGCTACTTCTGCAGCTTCTCTCAATATTGACTCTACCTCATTGCTTACCTCATTATTGTATGTGAAGCTTCCCTCTATCTGAGCGAATGAGCTGATTTCTATTCCCATATCATTAAGCTTTTCCTCAAGGTCTGAAAACATAAGCGAGAGCTCTGGAGCAGCCTT
The Fervidicoccaceae archaeon genome window above contains:
- a CDS encoding DegT/DnrJ/EryC1/StrS family aminotransferase, whose translation is MSIKIPISKPIIENEEIEAVVNVLKSGMLTRGKETENFEKEFASYVGAKYAVSVMNGTIALETALRALGIRSGDEVIVPDFTFIATANAVINVGARPVFADIDERTYCIDPDSINELITNRTKAIIPVHLFGHPADMDAINEIAEDNRLLVLEDSAQAHGAEIKGEKVGSLGHASAFSFYATKNMMTGEGGMVTTSIDSVHELLLKLRKHGEAKRYLSDMIGSNLFMTEMQAALGRVQLRKLDKWNDIRRNNAKFYIEKLSSVKDIVLPSELPGYKHVYHQFVIRVPAEIRDKLIDYLTKKGIGTAIHYPYPLHDHPVYRALGYPESLNPVSKKVAKEVLSIPVHPLLSKDDLEYIAISILEFFNQGK
- a CDS encoding RNA ligase — translated: MITYKSLAKALNITEIRARRLLKSKSLRRASYNDFEYLVFRRDLGPYPEGTTVIFHNDYEPAVIPGYPQIARILILNKAVPQHFKDLVVVEEKMNGYNVRVVEYAGKLLALTRGGFICPYTTHRLERIFREREVDELDGHIVFGEVVGEENPYTRYSYPECRDFCFYVIDIMKNRSFLPVDSKKEFCESKGLDCVRELARVKKDEVEKIWEIIKKMEVERREGVVLKDPFNRVPPLKYTTSTTNIGDIAEGMKFLFDEGKTYIFPRVLREIFKNFEESSPKEVLSERARMLGEALLLEPIEAIRKVNLGEAVAEEFVLKFYSENVIDEFLSFMQKQGILLNIKNMERENDEILIWFMKPKRTNLELRNIMSTGISPID
- a CDS encoding RNA ligase partner protein — translated: MPIVTQQESKNRRSRKGPLSIHVIDTSAFSDPRLKNLLESSDLDSTMKAISALIAELRFKLDLLFYTTPSMANEMRKYLLSNGVSINTVNDLFAWIIVKAPDMLTTKIPAVIMNEYISSIRLRTFRGLRLLEDLIKRAIASNLDKLDKNKVYAELIHEAREKYREIMRKGIVDSPEDFDVIILAYELKGTLVTNDEGIKRLAEKMGIIVIDPITFIEGLKKLKIMLSG
- the leuS gene encoding leucine--tRNA ligase; protein product: MSRKWRKLWEDERLYEPEPDSSKKKFFLTAAYPYPNAPLHLGHARTYLIPDIVARYKRMRGYNVLFPMGFHFTGTPILTATESLLKRDEGLLREYRELYEVSDEEIEKIKTPLDLATYFKRRAENDMKDYLLSIDWRREFTTVDEEYKSFIRWQFSKLREKNYIVRGTHPVGWCPLHQMPVGMHDTKGDVEPEIEELFLIHFQAVDGTIFPAATLRPETVFGAVNIWVNPNSTYVIAAIDERKMLLSKEAYRKISFQKKNVNPPERELKGKELAGTYVKNPMTGKRIPVIPASFVDEGFGTGVVMSVPAHAPYDFVSLLELKKEAVRSEANSDFSNIEPIKVIHLRGYSDIPARDIVVSMNIESTNQKELLDKATKELYLKEFNEGIMDPSIGKIPEDEESKRFASSIAGMPVKEARRIVVEFLKKRGSADTFYEIANRPVYCRCGTEIVVKILENQWFIDYENEEWKSIVRRALNEMVEIIPPEYKSWFLNVVDWLKKRACARSRGMGTPLPWDDKWIIESLSDSTIYMAFYTVISKIRGLGIRPELLDGEFWDYVFLGKGNSEKLSEKLGISLNALQSIRNEFLYWYPLDNRHSGKDLVPNHLTFMIFNHAAIFPEKLWPKRIIVNGHIMVEGEKMSKSLGNFIPLFRAIREVGPNSLRLILTYSAEIGNDANYSRELIPIVQDRLRRISELIEVISSNNAEEEEEDIADKWLKSMMRRRIINATESMEKYAFRDASIEIYFKLEQDIRRYISIKSSPNWRVLKSIAEEWVKMMSPITPAFAEEMWHLLGKNSSVTVEEWPSPEKMDYHPQEEVLFTMINRIENDVENIRKALKKEPSEVVVVVSSSDKWAVIQKLFAMLHSGAQMRDLMKEIARLNLGARPQETSEYIYELFQSLPEDLRKFLMHSNIDEAETLKSASYILEKELGLKVRIIRETEIEAQELIRRRRPIPFRPTISFIF
- a CDS encoding class I SAM-dependent methyltransferase — its product is MPSEDVEKVMRELKKEIGEEFLNRHLDIVLKSREMKILLETLSRGKSSEDLRRLKEFKALVKKCRMIGYYEERRFRGSKGEEISIEERGSDLEKITDRIASIFTHMNGRTILDIGSGTFPIYLAKKLPAGTVYIAIDSRREVIDDLRRFTYQGINLIPVLCDASKADFRSILKDNGFLRADLALLLRVLRVLMRTRKIDPLEFIESIPASSILISEPTISLVKKREIRRRERNFLLTLARKIEERGIYANYEIWSFGNEIFLFLK
- the glnA gene encoding type I glutamate--ammonia ligase produces the protein MSENVLEEIRKNKLRWINLFLTDLVGQLHQVTISSTLVNEETIKDGFGKLDGSSIAGFKEIFESDLVLRIIADTFRTDPFFQMTGDAFVAVFDSFGTNRLEKDPRFVAEKAESALNSEGYSPLVGTELEFHIFDDVKAWLSSKSSGYRIRSSVAGFEKKRNYSLSPKGGYYVPPPFDDSLEIRKEIGEILENSFKISVEAHHHEVGAAGQGEINFQSSTPPKIGDSVQIVKYVSRLVARKYGKIITFMPKPIYGDNGSGMHVHVSLWKGSSNLFYDESDSYASLSQIARYFIGGLIEHGRAISAIVSPTVNSYKRLLPGYEAPIFLAWSKGNRSAAIRIPSYHKDTKSSKRIEYRPPDPSSNPYLAVSAVLLAGLDGLKKKIDPGDPVDENIYHMPPDKIREKGILKLPSSLDEALDELESDHEFLLPAFSKSLIEKYIEVKREEARKLSSLISPAEIYFYLNT